From Micromonospora echinospora:
GACGAGATCACCGGCGCGATGCTGAAGCGCCTGGACCGGCCCGCCGCGTTCCTCGGGCACAGTATGGGCGCCACCGTCGCGTTCGAGGTGGCCCGGCGCCTGCGCGCCCGACGCCCGAACGCCCTGCGGCACCTGTTCGCCTCCGCTCGCCGCGCCCCGCACCACGACAATAGCCAGGCGCTGCGTTTCCCGGACGACGAGTCGTTGCTGCGCTACGTCGACTCGCTCGGCGGCGTCGGCGCCCGGATGCTGACCGACGCCGGGGTGCGCGAGCTCGCGATGCCGGTCCTGCACGGCGACTTCCGGCTGGTCGCCGACTACCGGTACACCACAGGCGCCCCGCTGACCTGCCCGATCACGGTCATCGCCGGGGACAGCGACCCCTCATTCACGGTGGACCACGCCCGGGAATGGCGTCGGCACACGGTTGCCGGATGCGACACCCGCACCGTACCGGGCGGACACTTCTACCTGGAGACCGCGCCGGCTGCGCTCGCGCTGCTGATCGCCGAGAAGCTCGCCGCCGACCTGCCCGTGCGCGAGAACGCCGGGGGGCAGCGATGAGCGGCAACCCGTTCGACGACGCGGAGGGGCGGTTCCTGGTACTCACCAACGACCAGGGCCAGCACTCGCTTTGGCCGGCCGCGGTTGCGGTGCCTGCCGGCTGGACGGTCGCGCTGGCCGAGTCCGAGCGCGCCGAGTGCGTCCGCTACGTCGAGCGGAACTGGACCGACCTGCGCCGCCACCCGCGCGAGCAGCCGAAGTGACAGGCGCACCGCGGCTTCCCGACGCCATCGAGGCGGCCCTGCCGCTCACCCCGCTGCAGGAGGGCCTTCTGCTGCACGCGGTCCAGGATCAGGACGACGGAGCCGGGCAGGGCGGGATCGACGTCTACACCACCCAGCTCCGGCTTGACCTGGCCGGCGAGCTCGACGCCGCCCGACTGCGGTCGGCAGCCGACCAGCTGATCGCCCGGCACGGCGCGCTGCGCGCGGCGTTCCACCACCGTGGGCTCAAGCGTCCGGTGCAGCTGATCCACCGTGAGGTTCCGGCGGCGTGGAGCGAGCACGATCTGACCGGAGCGCCTCCGGCGGCCCGAGAGGACGAGGCGACCCGGATCGCCGACGCCGAACGGGCCGCCGGGTTCGCGCCGCACCGGCCGCCGCTGCTGCGCTTCACCCTGCTCCGGCTCGCTCCCGGCCGGCACCGTCTCGTCCTCACCGTGCACCACCTGATCTGGGACGGCTGGTCGGTGCCGTTGGCCCTCGGCGAGCTGTTCACCAGCTACGTCGCCGGCCCGTCCGGGGCGTTGCCGCCGGCACCCCAGTTCCGCGACTTCCTCGCCTGGCTGCGCGCCCAGCCGACCGCGCCCGCCGAGAAGGCGTGGACCGCGACGCTCGCCGGGCTCGAGGCGCCGACCCTGTACGCGCCGCACGCCGCGAGCCTTCCCGCGGTGCGGCAGCGCGAGGTCCGCGTCGTGCTACCCGCGGAGCTTGCCGACCGGCTCGCCGACCAGGGCCGTCGCCACGGCTACACCCTCGGCACCGTGGTCCAGTTCGGCTGGGGTGTGCTGCTGTCCCGCCTTCTGAACACGGACGACGTCATCTTCGGTACGACCGTGTCCGGCCGCCCCCCGGTGCTCGCCGGCGCCGACCGGATCATCGGCCTCCTGCTCAACACCGTGCCGGTGCGGTTGCGACTGCACGGCGACGAGACCGCCGTGGCCTGCCTCGTCCGGCTCCAGGCCGAGCAGGCGGATCTGATCGAGCACCACCACACCCCGCTGGCCGCCGTGCAGCGCGCCGCCGGGCACCCGGCGCTGTTCGACACCACGACGGTGTTCCAGAACTTCCCGCTCGACCACCAGGCGGTCACCGGCCCACTCGTCGCGGCGGGTGTGCGGATCACCGGCGTCCGCATCGAGGACTCCACCCACTACCCGCTCCGTCTGGCCGTCACCGCCGGCGACGGTCTGGAGTTGCGGCTGGGCCACCGCCCCGACGTGATCCCCGAGCGCGAGGCGGCATCCCTGCTCGACCGGCTCGGCCGGGTGCTGGCCGGGGTGGCGTCCGACCCGGACGTCGCCGTCAACGACCTGGACCTGCTCGGCGCGGACGAGCGCGCCGACGTCCTGCACCGCTGGAACGACACCGCCGGCGAGGTGCCCGACGGCACGCTGATCTCGATGTTCGAGGCGCAGGTCGACCGTACGCCGGACGCGCCCG
This genomic window contains:
- a CDS encoding MbtH family protein; its protein translation is MSGNPFDDAEGRFLVLTNDQGQHSLWPAAVAVPAGWTVALAESERAECVRYVERNWTDLRRHPREQPK
- a CDS encoding thioesterase II family protein — encoded protein: MAARDCFRVIAPRPAARLTLFCFPHAGGAASAFHHLAVLLQQDIELVAVQYPGRQDRYGEPLPRTMAELVDEITGAMLKRLDRPAAFLGHSMGATVAFEVARRLRARRPNALRHLFASARRAPHHDNSQALRFPDDESLLRYVDSLGGVGARMLTDAGVRELAMPVLHGDFRLVADYRYTTGAPLTCPITVIAGDSDPSFTVDHAREWRRHTVAGCDTRTVPGGHFYLETAPAALALLIAEKLAADLPVRENAGGQR